One Kineococcus endophyticus genomic region harbors:
- the gndA gene encoding NADP-dependent phosphogluconate dehydrogenase, which translates to MRRVSEQTQAQAGQAQIGVTGLAVMGRNLARNIARHGYVTAVHNRTDAKTKALVEEFGDEGTFVPGYTTQEFVDSLSSPRTIIIMVKAGAPTDAVIDELAPLLSEGDILVDGGNAHFLDTRRREAALREKGIHFAGVGVSGGEEGALLGPSIMPGGSEHAYEKLGPILADIAVSVDGTPCSTHVGPDGAGHFVKMVHNGIEYADMQLIAEAYDLLRHGLGRTPKQLAEVFTTWNSGDLESFLIEITARVLDKDDPTQEGVPLVDVILDEAEQKGTGRWTVQTALDLGTPVSGIAEAVFARALSGHAEQRKAAQPVLPGPAGGAEGSGGFVAEADADQFVDDVRAALYASKVVAYAQGFDMIRAGSQEYGWGVDPGAMATIWRGGCIIRAKFLDRIKDAYAKNPELPSLLLDPYFADAVAKGQEAWRRVVVHSVTAGIPAPGFASALAYYDGLRRERSSAALVQGLRDLFGAHTYKRVDRDGSFHVEWSGDGSQSQG; encoded by the coding sequence ATGCGGCGGGTGAGCGAGCAGACGCAGGCACAGGCCGGACAGGCGCAGATCGGTGTGACCGGGCTGGCGGTGATGGGCCGCAACCTGGCCCGCAACATCGCCCGGCACGGCTACGTGACCGCCGTGCACAACCGCACGGACGCCAAGACGAAGGCCCTGGTCGAGGAGTTCGGCGACGAGGGCACCTTCGTCCCCGGGTACACGACGCAGGAGTTCGTCGACTCCCTGTCCTCGCCCCGGACGATCATCATCATGGTCAAGGCCGGTGCCCCCACCGACGCCGTCATCGACGAGCTCGCCCCGCTGCTGTCCGAGGGCGACATCCTCGTCGACGGCGGCAACGCCCACTTCCTCGACACCCGCCGCCGCGAGGCCGCGCTGCGCGAGAAGGGCATCCACTTCGCCGGCGTCGGCGTCTCCGGCGGCGAGGAGGGCGCCCTGCTGGGGCCCTCGATCATGCCCGGCGGCTCGGAGCACGCGTACGAGAAGCTCGGCCCGATCCTCGCCGACATCGCCGTCTCGGTCGACGGCACGCCCTGCTCGACGCACGTCGGCCCCGACGGCGCCGGCCACTTCGTCAAGATGGTGCACAACGGCATCGAGTACGCCGACATGCAGCTCATCGCCGAGGCCTACGACCTGCTCCGCCACGGTCTGGGCCGCACGCCGAAGCAGCTCGCCGAGGTCTTCACGACGTGGAACTCCGGTGACCTGGAGAGCTTCCTCATCGAGATCACCGCGCGCGTGCTCGACAAGGACGACCCCACCCAGGAGGGCGTCCCGCTCGTCGACGTCATCCTCGACGAGGCCGAGCAGAAGGGCACCGGCCGCTGGACGGTGCAGACCGCGCTCGACCTGGGCACGCCCGTCTCCGGCATCGCCGAGGCCGTCTTCGCCCGCGCGCTGTCCGGCCACGCCGAGCAGCGCAAGGCCGCCCAGCCCGTGCTCCCCGGCCCGGCCGGTGGCGCCGAGGGCTCCGGCGGATTCGTCGCCGAAGCCGACGCCGACCAGTTCGTCGACGACGTCCGTGCGGCGCTGTACGCCTCGAAGGTCGTCGCCTACGCGCAGGGCTTCGACATGATCCGCGCCGGTTCCCAGGAGTACGGCTGGGGCGTGGACCCGGGCGCCATGGCGACCATCTGGCGGGGCGGCTGCATCATCCGCGCCAAGTTCCTGGACCGCATCAAGGACGCCTACGCCAAGAACCCCGAGCTGCCGTCGCTGCTGCTGGACCCGTACTTCGCCGACGCCGTCGCCAAGGGCCAGGAGGCCTGGCGTCGCGTCGTCGTGCACTCGGTGACCGCCGGCATCCCGGCGCCCGGGTTCGCCTCGGCGCTGGCGTACTACGACGGCCTGCGCCGGGAGCGCTCCTCGGCGGCGCTCGTGCAGGGCCTGCGCGACCTGTTCGGGGCGCACACCTACAAGCGCGTCGACCGCGACGGGTCCTTCCACGTGGAGTGGTCCGGCGACGGGTCGCAGTCGCAGGGCTGA
- a CDS encoding EcsC family protein has protein sequence MSSHEKSTASDAEEPSALERRSADLVTRLLKVGIDGLGPFDSAAKVAKAARADHPSTESAVHAVVRQHTKLVAGNGFVTGLGGLFTLPVSLPANVFGFHVLAVRAVAAIAELRGYDTTKPEVRSAVLLTLVGADATDVLKSAGLPTGGRLVGLVTSRVPRPVLMLVNKGVGFRLIAKFGTQGLLRLPQRALPVVGGAVGAGLDTVMFRRITKNAEKALPPLTGGAAQAVEGSA, from the coding sequence GTGAGCAGCCACGAGAAGTCCACCGCCTCCGACGCCGAGGAGCCCTCCGCGCTCGAGCGCCGTTCCGCCGACCTGGTGACGCGGTTGCTCAAGGTGGGCATCGACGGCCTCGGCCCGTTCGACAGCGCCGCGAAGGTCGCGAAGGCCGCTCGCGCGGACCACCCGAGCACCGAGTCGGCCGTGCACGCCGTGGTGCGCCAGCACACCAAGCTCGTCGCGGGCAACGGCTTCGTGACGGGACTGGGCGGCCTGTTCACCCTGCCGGTGTCGCTGCCCGCCAACGTCTTCGGGTTCCACGTCCTCGCCGTCCGCGCCGTCGCGGCCATCGCCGAGCTGCGCGGGTACGACACGACGAAGCCCGAGGTGCGCTCGGCCGTCCTCCTCACGCTCGTGGGGGCCGACGCCACCGACGTCCTGAAGTCCGCCGGGCTCCCGACCGGGGGCCGGCTCGTCGGCCTCGTCACCTCCCGCGTGCCGCGGCCCGTCCTCATGCTCGTCAACAAGGGCGTCGGGTTCCGCCTCATCGCCAAGTTCGGCACCCAGGGCCTGCTGCGGCTGCCGCAGCGCGCGCTGCCGGTGGTCGGCGGGGCCGTCGGGGCCGGTCTGGACACCGTGATGTTCCGCCGCATCACCAAGAACGCCGAGAAGGCCCTCCCGCCGCTGACCGGCGGGGCCGCCCAGGCGGTCGAGGGCTCCGCGTGA
- a CDS encoding spermidine synthase has product MPDRPRPVRRPRGTRPPAGAAATPVEGEEAIATGTVRLEQDPDDPDGWTVLVNGVPSSYVDTADPTRLVFEYHQWTAAVLDAVHSPGPLRAVHLGGAGCAFPRYVAATRPGSRQLVLEVDADLVEVYRRSFGASGPAGFKLRAADARAGLAPLPDGSQDVVVRDAFAGDTVPAHLQTAEFLAEVDRVLAPGGLWVANLADRPPMPNSRAELATAFEVFAHAAVLAEPGMFRGRRYGNALLVASQEELPEQALVRALSGGVAPARLVLDRDARHFCAGSRVLRDELRDEPGPPPRSPEDTDA; this is encoded by the coding sequence GTGCCCGACCGCCCCCGCCCCGTCCGTCGTCCCCGGGGCACGCGCCCACCCGCCGGCGCCGCGGCGACCCCCGTCGAGGGCGAGGAGGCCATCGCGACGGGGACGGTCCGGCTGGAGCAGGACCCGGACGACCCGGACGGCTGGACGGTGCTCGTCAACGGCGTCCCGAGCTCGTACGTCGACACCGCCGACCCCACCCGCCTGGTCTTCGAGTACCACCAGTGGACCGCGGCGGTGCTCGACGCCGTGCACTCCCCCGGCCCGCTGCGCGCCGTCCACCTCGGGGGCGCCGGGTGCGCCTTCCCCCGCTACGTCGCGGCGACGCGGCCGGGCTCGCGCCAGCTCGTGCTGGAGGTGGACGCCGACCTCGTCGAGGTCTACCGCCGCAGCTTCGGGGCCAGCGGCCCCGCGGGCTTCAAGCTGCGGGCCGCGGACGCCCGCGCGGGGCTCGCTCCGCTGCCCGACGGCAGCCAGGACGTCGTCGTCCGCGACGCCTTCGCCGGGGACACCGTGCCGGCGCACCTGCAGACCGCCGAGTTCCTGGCCGAGGTCGACCGCGTCCTCGCCCCCGGCGGCCTGTGGGTGGCCAACCTGGCGGACAGACCCCCCATGCCGAACTCCCGCGCCGAGCTCGCGACGGCGTTCGAGGTGTTCGCGCACGCGGCGGTCCTCGCCGAACCGGGCATGTTCCGCGGCCGCCGGTACGGCAACGCCCTGCTCGTCGCCTCGCAGGAGGAGCTGCCCGAGCAGGCGCTCGTGCGGGCCTTGTCGGGGGGTGTCGCCCCGGCCCGTCTCGTCCTCGACCGCGATGCCCGGCACTTCTGCGCGGGCTCGCGCGTTCTGCGGGACGAGCTGCGTGATGAGCCAGGACCCCCACCCCGATCCCCGGAGGACACCGACGCATGA
- a CDS encoding UdgX family uracil-DNA binding protein (This protein belongs to the uracil DNA glycosylase superfamily, members of which act in excision repair of DNA. However, it belongs more specifically to UdgX branch, whose founding member was found to bind uracil in DNA (where it does not belong), without cleaving it, appears to promote DNA repair by a pathway involving RecA, rather than base excision.), which produces MTGRVNEERPGAAPFVPEGADLDALRQAAPTCRGCELWEPATQVVFSAGAPDGRLALVGEQPGDQEDRRGVPFVGPAGRLLQKAVAEAGIDLSTTYVTNAVKHFRFTQTAPGNRRIHATPDQGHVTACRPWLAAELAVVDPDVIVCLGATAAKALLPKDFRVTKHRGQVFTLTTTRGEKTFMGTIHPSAVLRTPETERDAAYAGLVADLRTAAAVLG; this is translated from the coding sequence GTGACAGGACGGGTGAACGAGGAGCGTCCAGGGGCCGCCCCCTTCGTCCCGGAGGGGGCGGACCTGGACGCGCTGCGGCAGGCGGCACCGACGTGCCGCGGGTGCGAGCTCTGGGAGCCCGCGACCCAGGTCGTCTTCTCCGCCGGCGCCCCCGACGGCCGCCTCGCGCTCGTCGGGGAGCAGCCGGGCGACCAGGAGGACCGGCGCGGGGTGCCGTTCGTCGGGCCCGCCGGGCGGTTGCTGCAGAAGGCCGTCGCCGAGGCGGGGATCGACCTGTCGACGACCTACGTCACCAACGCCGTCAAGCACTTCCGCTTCACGCAGACCGCGCCGGGGAACCGGCGCATCCACGCCACCCCCGACCAGGGCCACGTCACCGCGTGCCGGCCGTGGCTGGCCGCCGAACTCGCCGTCGTCGACCCCGACGTCATCGTCTGCCTCGGAGCGACGGCGGCCAAGGCGTTGCTGCCGAAGGACTTCCGCGTGACCAAGCACCGCGGGCAGGTCTTCACGCTGACGACCACGCGGGGCGAGAAGACGTTCATGGGCACGATCCACCCCTCCGCCGTCCTGCGGACGCCCGAGACCGAACGCGACGCGGCCTACGCCGGGCTCGTCGCCGACCTGCGCACCGCGGCCGCCGTCCTGGGCTGA
- a CDS encoding universal stress protein: protein MGIVVGYVANPEGRAALERAGAAAVRLSAPLVVVHSRRPGREVDAEEAELLAAVHDKVRAELAEAGQSVEVREVPDSDDPADDLITAAEDSGASLIVIGLRRRTPVGKLILGASAQRILLDAPCPVLAVKPED from the coding sequence ATGGGGATCGTCGTCGGGTACGTGGCCAACCCCGAGGGGAGGGCCGCGCTGGAGCGGGCCGGTGCCGCCGCGGTCCGGCTCTCCGCACCCCTCGTGGTGGTGCACAGCCGCCGTCCGGGCCGTGAGGTCGACGCCGAGGAGGCCGAGCTGCTCGCTGCGGTCCACGACAAGGTCCGGGCCGAGCTGGCCGAGGCGGGCCAGTCCGTCGAGGTGCGCGAGGTCCCCGACTCCGACGACCCGGCCGACGACCTCATCACCGCGGCCGAGGACTCCGGCGCCTCCCTCATCGTCATCGGGCTGCGACGGCGCACGCCCGTCGGGAAGCTGATCCTCGGCGCCAGCGCGCAGCGCATCCTGCTCGACGCACCCTGCCCCGTCCTGGCGGTCAAGCCGGAGGACTGA
- a CDS encoding GntR family transcriptional regulator, with translation MDTARSSAPARVPGTPPAADRVYAHVKQAVLDRTLPGGHLLTEGEVADELGVSRTPVREGLLRLQAEGLVRLIPKRGALVVPVSPQEVEDVLEARELVEVHAARRAWTVRSELVHRLTPHLLAMRRAAPGAATWDFMAADRAFHAEVVRAAGNEVLAGVYDSLRDRQMRMGVLNLVGSPERTAVALADHEAQREALLGDDEAAWTALVREHVRHAGDRLRAVRA, from the coding sequence ATGGACACCGCACGCAGCTCAGCCCCCGCCCGCGTCCCCGGCACCCCGCCCGCGGCCGACCGCGTCTACGCGCACGTCAAGCAGGCCGTGCTCGACCGCACGCTGCCCGGCGGGCACCTGCTCACCGAGGGGGAGGTCGCCGACGAGCTCGGCGTCTCGCGCACCCCGGTCCGCGAAGGGCTGCTGCGGCTGCAGGCCGAGGGGCTGGTCCGCCTCATCCCCAAGCGCGGCGCCCTCGTCGTGCCGGTCTCCCCCCAGGAGGTCGAGGACGTCCTGGAGGCCCGCGAGCTCGTCGAAGTGCACGCCGCCCGCCGCGCGTGGACCGTGCGCTCCGAACTCGTGCACCGGCTGACGCCGCACCTGCTGGCCATGCGCCGGGCCGCGCCCGGCGCCGCGACGTGGGACTTCATGGCCGCGGACCGCGCCTTCCACGCCGAGGTCGTCCGCGCGGCGGGCAACGAGGTCCTCGCCGGGGTCTACGACTCGCTCCGCGACCGGCAGATGCGGATGGGCGTCCTGAACCTCGTCGGGTCCCCGGAGCGGACCGCCGTGGCGCTCGCCGACCACGAGGCCCAGCGCGAGGCGCTGCTCGGCGACGACGAGGCCGCGTGGACCGCCCTGGTGCGCGAGCACGTGCGCCACGCCGGGGACCGGCTGCGGGCGGTGCGCGCGTGA
- a CDS encoding MFS transporter → MSRRAPAVRGAWLVFAVGALAYVVTVANRTSLAAAGLDAQHRYDITAGTLSSFAVLQFLVYAALQVPIGVLIDRWGPRRLVVLGAATMGAGQLVLALSTQTWQAVLARVLVGAGDAATFVSVLRVVTNWFPPQRVPVMTQLVGLFGQLGQVFSFVPLVALLHGPGWTSAYTGMASFTLLATVLSVLVLRDVPPGRVDPRVTRSLRQVGGDLRAALRHPGTRLGLWSHWATPFSGNAFATLWGFPFLVSGQGVSPAGASALLTLYTVTAAGTGPLFGAFVARHPLRRSWLVLTVVGSQAVVWAAVLLWPGRAPLALLALLVVVAATGVPGSMVGFDYARTSNPAHRLGGATGMTNVMGFTASVVLILLVGVLLDAQGAGTPGTYSLGAFKVAFALQFPLWAVGVAGILVSRRQTRALMARDGVVVPRVRDVLRARGSRTGAGTA, encoded by the coding sequence GTGAGCCGCCGCGCGCCTGCCGTGCGCGGGGCGTGGCTCGTCTTCGCCGTCGGCGCCCTGGCCTACGTCGTCACGGTCGCCAACCGCACCTCGCTCGCCGCCGCGGGCCTGGACGCGCAGCACCGGTACGACATCACGGCCGGGACGCTGTCGAGCTTCGCCGTCCTGCAGTTCCTCGTCTACGCCGCCCTGCAGGTGCCCATCGGCGTGCTCATCGACCGGTGGGGTCCGCGACGGCTCGTGGTCCTGGGCGCCGCCACGATGGGCGCCGGGCAGCTCGTCCTCGCCCTCAGCACGCAGACCTGGCAGGCCGTGCTGGCGCGCGTGCTCGTCGGGGCGGGGGACGCGGCGACGTTCGTCAGCGTCCTGCGCGTGGTGACGAACTGGTTCCCGCCCCAGCGCGTGCCCGTCATGACCCAGCTCGTCGGCCTCTTCGGGCAGCTGGGCCAGGTGTTCAGCTTCGTCCCGCTCGTGGCGCTGCTGCACGGGCCCGGTTGGACGTCCGCCTACACCGGGATGGCCTCCTTCACCCTGCTGGCCACCGTCCTGTCCGTGCTCGTCCTGCGCGACGTGCCGCCGGGCCGGGTGGACCCGCGCGTCACCCGGTCCCTGCGGCAGGTCGGCGGTGACCTGCGGGCGGCGCTGCGGCACCCGGGAACCCGGCTGGGGCTGTGGTCGCACTGGGCGACGCCGTTCTCCGGCAACGCCTTCGCGACGCTGTGGGGTTTCCCGTTCCTCGTCTCCGGCCAGGGGGTCAGCCCCGCCGGGGCCAGCGCCCTGCTGACGCTCTACACGGTGACGGCCGCGGGCACGGGTCCGCTGTTCGGCGCGTTCGTCGCGCGGCACCCCCTGCGACGGTCCTGGCTCGTCCTGACGGTCGTCGGGTCGCAGGCCGTCGTCTGGGCCGCGGTGCTGCTGTGGCCCGGGCGGGCGCCGCTGGCCCTGCTCGCGCTCCTCGTCGTGGTCGCCGCGACCGGCGTGCCGGGTTCGATGGTCGGGTTCGACTACGCCCGCACCTCCAACCCGGCCCACCGCCTCGGCGGGGCGACGGGCATGACCAACGTCATGGGGTTCACGGCCTCGGTCGTGCTGATCCTGCTCGTCGGGGTCCTGCTCGACGCCCAGGGCGCCGGGACGCCCGGGACGTACTCCCTCGGCGCCTTCAAGGTGGCCTTCGCGCTGCAGTTCCCGCTGTGGGCGGTCGGGGTCGCCGGGATCCTCGTCAGCCGCCGCCAGACGCGGGCCCTCATGGCCCGCGACGGCGTCGTCGTGCCGCGCGTCCGCGACGTGCTGCGGGCCCGTGGTTCCCGCACCGGGGCGGGCACGGCATGA
- a CDS encoding RNA polymerase sigma factor: protein MSSVPTSRPLPPEFASAPFQELLQHGTTHGYVDAQSVRVACEDAQLPVQRMKAVLRALDDNGITVKVPAEAPKRAVAAASARRTTSTATATKTARPAAKRAVAPAEDEDGAVAAPAKPAAKTATKAPAKAAAKKTAAKTATKAPAKTAAKASPSDEGDEPTGDEPIEDLAADEVVADEESATEAPEGETAKKTGGAFVLRDDDEDDAPAQQVSTAGATADPVKDYLKQIGKVALLNAEQEVELAKRIEAGLFAEEKLHSGDEIDPIFKRELWWISEDGRRAKNHLLEANLRLVVSLAKRYTGRGMLFLDLIQEGNLGLIRAVEKFDYTKGYKFSTYATWWIRQAITRAMADQARTIRIPVHMVEVINKLARVQRQMLQDLGREPTPEELAKELDMTPEKVVEVQKYGREPISLHTPLGEDGDSEFGDLIEDSEAVVPADAVSFTLLQEQLHSVLDTLSEREAGVVSMRFGLTDGQPKTLDEIGKVYGVTRERIRQIESKTMSKLRHPSRSQVLRDYLD, encoded by the coding sequence GTGTCGTCGGTACCGACCTCCCGGCCGCTCCCGCCAGAGTTCGCTTCCGCTCCGTTCCAGGAGCTTCTGCAGCACGGAACCACCCACGGCTACGTCGACGCGCAGTCGGTCCGGGTGGCGTGCGAGGACGCCCAGCTGCCCGTGCAGCGCATGAAGGCCGTCCTGCGCGCCCTCGACGACAACGGGATCACCGTGAAGGTGCCCGCCGAGGCGCCCAAGCGCGCCGTCGCGGCGGCCTCGGCCCGTCGGACGACGTCCACGGCGACCGCGACGAAGACCGCCCGCCCCGCCGCCAAGCGCGCGGTCGCCCCGGCCGAGGACGAGGACGGCGCGGTCGCCGCCCCGGCCAAGCCCGCGGCCAAGACGGCGACGAAGGCCCCGGCCAAGGCGGCCGCGAAGAAGACCGCCGCCAAGACGGCCACCAAGGCTCCGGCCAAGACGGCCGCCAAGGCCTCCCCCTCCGACGAGGGCGACGAGCCCACCGGCGACGAGCCGATCGAGGACCTCGCCGCCGACGAGGTGGTGGCGGACGAGGAGTCGGCCACCGAGGCGCCGGAGGGTGAGACCGCCAAGAAGACGGGCGGCGCCTTCGTCCTGCGCGACGACGACGAGGACGACGCCCCCGCCCAGCAGGTCTCCACGGCCGGTGCGACGGCCGACCCGGTCAAGGACTACCTCAAGCAGATCGGCAAGGTCGCCCTCCTCAACGCCGAGCAGGAGGTCGAGCTCGCCAAGCGCATCGAGGCCGGTCTGTTCGCCGAGGAGAAGCTGCACTCCGGCGACGAGATCGACCCGATCTTCAAGCGCGAGCTGTGGTGGATCAGCGAGGACGGCCGCCGCGCCAAGAACCACCTCCTCGAGGCCAACCTCCGTCTGGTCGTCTCGCTGGCCAAGCGCTACACCGGCCGCGGCATGCTCTTCCTGGACCTCATCCAGGAGGGCAACCTGGGGCTGATCCGTGCGGTCGAGAAGTTCGACTACACCAAGGGCTACAAGTTCTCGACGTACGCGACGTGGTGGATCCGCCAGGCCATCACCCGCGCCATGGCCGACCAGGCCCGCACCATCCGCATCCCGGTGCACATGGTCGAGGTCATCAACAAGCTCGCCCGCGTCCAGCGGCAGATGCTGCAGGACCTGGGCCGCGAACCCACTCCGGAGGAGCTCGCCAAGGAGCTCGACATGACCCCGGAGAAGGTCGTCGAGGTCCAGAAGTACGGCCGCGAGCCGATCTCGCTGCACACGCCCCTGGGCGAGGACGGCGACTCCGAGTTCGGCGACCTCATCGAGGACTCCGAGGCGGTCGTGCCGGCCGACGCCGTGAGCTTCACGCTCCTGCAGGAGCAGCTGCACTCGGTGCTCGACACCCTCTCCGAGCGCGAGGCGGGTGTCGTCTCCATGCGCTTCGGCCTCACCGACGGCCAGCCGAAGACGCTGGACGAGATCGGCAAGGTCTACGGCGTGACGCGCGAGCGCATCCGTCAGATCGAGTCCAAGACGATGTCGAAGTTGCGGCACCCGTCCCGCTCGCAGGTCCTGCGGGACTACCTGGACTGA
- a CDS encoding DedA family protein: protein MSTTAETAAQAGGLTGFVLDTVDALGAPGVGLLSFLEVVFPPIPSEIVLPLAGFLVQTGAINAVAVFALSTLGAYLGSLVLYWVGHAVGLDRAARIAARVPLMDASDVTKSADWFHRHEGMAVFTGRFVPGVRSLISLPAGAAGMNLVKFSLFTIAGSGLWNALLIGLGMALGTQYELVEQYGHYLDYAFYAAIAGVLVWAVARRVRSRRAERVDASR, encoded by the coding sequence ATGAGCACCACGGCCGAGACCGCCGCGCAGGCAGGCGGCCTGACCGGGTTCGTCCTGGACACCGTCGACGCGCTGGGCGCCCCCGGCGTGGGGCTGCTGAGCTTCCTCGAGGTCGTCTTCCCGCCCATCCCGAGCGAGATCGTCCTGCCGCTGGCCGGGTTCCTCGTGCAGACGGGCGCCATCAACGCGGTGGCGGTGTTCGCGCTGTCGACGCTGGGGGCCTACCTCGGCTCCCTCGTCCTGTACTGGGTCGGGCACGCCGTCGGGCTGGACCGTGCGGCGCGCATCGCCGCGAGGGTCCCCCTCATGGACGCCTCGGACGTGACGAAGTCGGCCGACTGGTTCCACCGCCACGAGGGCATGGCCGTCTTCACCGGTCGCTTCGTCCCCGGTGTCCGCAGTCTCATCTCGCTGCCCGCGGGGGCGGCGGGCATGAACCTCGTCAAGTTCTCGCTGTTCACCATCGCCGGCAGCGGGCTGTGGAACGCCCTGCTCATCGGCCTCGGCATGGCGCTGGGCACCCAGTACGAGCTGGTCGAGCAGTACGGCCACTATCTCGACTACGCGTTCTACGCGGCGATCGCCGGGGTCCTCGTGTGGGCGGTCGCGCGCCGCGTCCGCAGCCGCCGGGCCGAGCGGGTCGACGCCTCGCGCTGA
- a CDS encoding DUF4192 family protein, which yields MTSHPAAPAAPRPAPLVAGGPGDLLAVVPYRLGFHPADSVLLVELRRADPVTGRRTVGLLVRGDLPPVVAGEVDPAAAHAAAEACLRLVRRSARAGSEVLVVLYDSSARLSGAALEPGPAAEAVLSAVRSGRRAGRARLGDQLLVGAGRWRTLSCAGPCCPPAGEPFAGGAVGPEVTGSAVRLQAEAVWRGFAAAPDRASSLPTAAPVDPDRCAAAAAARREPVTPARARALVGEFDRAVEQVVQGATGRGRRGGPEDSPVDDPAWCGRLLRALDRLEVRDAVLLSGCRGPSTAPARRHLLRSPGAADSAVGVVHVGRALSGETDPARAAAAAGLAARVARCGGTDGAAQAWAVAAWLEWTAGRSAPAGACAEQALREDPDHRLAALVDHTVRRGLGPAGESGPEVGADAPPGSTGAGGVRRA from the coding sequence GTGACCTCCCACCCCGCAGCCCCCGCAGCTCCCCGCCCCGCTCCTCTCGTGGCCGGCGGCCCCGGTGACCTGCTGGCCGTCGTGCCCTACCGCCTCGGCTTCCACCCGGCCGACTCGGTGCTGCTCGTCGAGCTGCGGCGGGCCGATCCGGTGACCGGCCGGCGCACCGTCGGGCTCCTCGTCCGGGGGGACCTGCCCCCGGTCGTGGCGGGCGAGGTCGACCCCGCCGCCGCCCACGCCGCGGCCGAGGCGTGCCTGCGGCTGGTGCGGCGGTCTGCGCGGGCCGGGTCGGAGGTCCTGGTCGTGCTCTACGACTCCTCGGCCCGCCTGAGCGGGGCCGCCCTCGAGCCCGGTCCGGCGGCGGAGGCCGTGCTGAGCGCGGTGAGGTCCGGTCGGCGTGCCGGGAGGGCGCGCCTGGGTGACCAGCTCCTCGTCGGGGCGGGGCGGTGGCGCACGCTGTCCTGCGCCGGGCCCTGCTGCCCCCCGGCCGGGGAACCGTTCGCCGGCGGGGCGGTCGGCCCGGAGGTCACCGGCAGCGCGGTGCGGCTCCAGGCCGAGGCCGTGTGGCGCGGGTTCGCGGCGGCGCCCGACCGGGCCTCCAGCCTGCCGACCGCGGCCCCCGTCGACCCCGACCGCTGCGCCGCGGCCGCGGCCGCCCGCCGGGAACCGGTCACCCCGGCGCGGGCGCGTGCCCTGGTGGGGGAGTTCGACCGGGCCGTCGAGCAGGTGGTCCAGGGGGCCACCGGTCGCGGCCGGCGGGGTGGTCCCGAGGACTCCCCGGTCGACGACCCCGCGTGGTGCGGGCGGCTGCTGCGCGCCCTGGACCGGCTCGAGGTGCGCGACGCCGTCCTGCTCTCGGGCTGCCGGGGACCGAGCACGGCACCGGCCCGCCGCCACCTGCTGCGCTCCCCGGGCGCCGCCGACTCCGCGGTCGGTGTCGTCCACGTGGGGCGGGCGCTGTCCGGGGAGACGGACCCGGCGCGCGCGGCCGCCGCAGCCGGGCTGGCGGCGCGGGTGGCTCGCTGCGGCGGCACCGACGGCGCCGCGCAGGCCTGGGCCGTGGCGGCGTGGCTGGAGTGGACCGCCGGCCGGTCCGCGCCGGCGGGAGCCTGCGCCGAGCAGGCGCTGCGCGAGGACCCGGACCACCGGCTCGCGGCGCTCGTCGACCACACCGTGCGGCGCGGGCTGGGACCGGCGGGCGAGTCCGGCCCCGAGGTCGGTGCCGACGCCCCACCCGGCAGCACCGGTGCGGGCGGGGTCCGTCGCGCGTAG
- a CDS encoding YkvA family protein, producing MSRGRAQGRGGPAVLRAAPALDARTTLRLRLLPWMVRDAAAGRWRGQGRRRLAAAALGTVYLLSPVDAVPELWTPVLGLLDDGLVAAFVAASVRSATADYVRWGGRRGPRPASSPGTPGDGVRRGRPGLHRPAGG from the coding sequence GTGAGCCGGGGCCGCGCGCAGGGCCGCGGGGGGCCCGCGGTCCTGCGCGCGGCCCCCGCTCTGGACGCCCGCACGACGCTGCGCCTGCGGCTCCTGCCGTGGATGGTGCGCGACGCGGCGGCCGGTCGCTGGAGGGGGCAGGGACGACGCCGCCTCGCCGCCGCCGCGCTCGGCACCGTCTACCTCCTCTCGCCCGTCGATGCCGTCCCCGAGCTGTGGACGCCGGTCCTGGGCCTGCTCGACGACGGCCTCGTCGCCGCGTTCGTCGCGGCGTCGGTGCGGTCCGCGACGGCCGACTACGTGCGGTGGGGCGGGCGGCGCGGCCCTCGTCCGGCGTCGTCCCCCGGGACGCCTGGGGACGGGGTCCGGCGCGGGCGTCCCGGGCTCCACAGGCCTGCCGGGGGCTGA